A region from the Methanobacterium sp. genome encodes:
- a CDS encoding N-6 DNA methylase has protein sequence MLDSDLKSKINQLWDKFWSSGISNPLQAIEQMSYLMFMKRLDDDEISREKNVQLSKEEYESIFKDCPDCRWSNWNNMAADEMLGHVRDKVFPFLRDLGGANSLYSRYMKDAVFAIPTGSLLTEATKIIDDMHIKDRNLDTKGDLYEYLLSELKTSGKNGQFRTPRHIIQMMVELLNPKIGETICDPACGTAGFLVNSYRHILKSNTSPDLIKIDDEGIEYNFKGDKLSKEEFKFLKNESLYGYDFDQTMVRISLMNLMMHGISNPYIDQINTISVRYDQRPQYNIVLANPPFKGSINKEELSDDFTINTTKTEILFLELMYNILTIGGRCAVIVPQGVLFGNSKAHKSIRMKLLEECRLDAVISMPSGVFKPYAGVSTGILIFTKGEPTEKVWFYDMEADGYSLDDKRTFIDGKGDISDIIEKFNQKNEEDLEDRKAKCFVVPLDEIKENDYSLSISNYKEIEYEEIEYEPPEVIKKKI, from the coding sequence ATGTTAGACTCAGACCTCAAATCAAAGATTAACCAGTTATGGGATAAGTTCTGGAGCAGTGGAATATCCAATCCCCTGCAGGCCATTGAACAGATGTCCTACTTAATGTTCATGAAACGTTTAGATGATGATGAGATCTCCAGGGAAAAGAATGTACAGCTCAGTAAGGAAGAATATGAATCCATCTTTAAAGACTGTCCTGATTGCAGGTGGTCCAACTGGAATAATATGGCTGCTGATGAGATGCTGGGCCATGTTCGGGATAAAGTATTCCCCTTCTTACGGGATCTGGGTGGTGCGAATTCCCTTTACAGCCGTTACATGAAAGATGCAGTCTTTGCCATTCCTACAGGGAGTCTTCTGACTGAAGCCACCAAAATCATCGACGATATGCACATCAAGGACCGAAATTTGGATACCAAAGGGGATCTCTACGAATACCTCTTATCTGAACTTAAAACCTCCGGTAAAAACGGTCAGTTCCGTACACCCCGACACATCATCCAGATGATGGTGGAACTCTTAAACCCTAAAATAGGTGAAACAATCTGCGACCCGGCATGTGGTACTGCTGGTTTTTTAGTTAATTCTTATCGACATATTCTCAAATCAAATACATCCCCTGATTTAATTAAAATTGATGATGAAGGAATTGAATACAACTTCAAAGGGGATAAATTAAGCAAGGAAGAATTCAAGTTTCTGAAGAATGAGTCACTTTACGGTTATGACTTTGACCAGACAATGGTCCGAATTTCTTTAATGAACCTGATGATGCATGGCATCAGCAACCCTTACATTGATCAAATTAACACTATCTCCGTACGATACGATCAAAGGCCGCAATATAACATTGTTCTTGCTAACCCACCGTTTAAAGGAAGCATTAACAAAGAAGAGTTAAGCGATGATTTCACAATAAACACCACCAAAACAGAAATTCTCTTTTTGGAATTAATGTACAACATTCTAACGATAGGGGGAAGATGTGCAGTTATTGTACCTCAAGGAGTTTTATTTGGAAATTCCAAAGCACATAAATCCATAAGAATGAAACTTTTAGAGGAATGCAGGTTAGATGCAGTGATCTCCATGCCCTCTGGTGTTTTCAAGCCCTACGCAGGGGTATCCACAGGTATCTTAATCTTCACCAAAGGAGAACCAACTGAAAAGGTCTGGTTCTATGACATGGAGGCCGATGGTTATTCTTTAGATGATAAACGGACCTTTATTGATGGTAAAGGGGATATTTCAGATATTATTGAAAAATTCAACCAGAAAAATGAAGAAGATCTGGAAGATAGGAAAGCCAAGTGCTTCGTGGTTCCGCTGGATGAGATTAAAGAGAATGATTACAGTCTCAGCATCTCCAATTACAAGGAAATTGAGTACGAAGAGATTGAATACGAGCCTCCAGAAGTAATTAAAAAGAAGATTT